In Primulina eburnea isolate SZY01 chromosome 14, ASM2296580v1, whole genome shotgun sequence, the following proteins share a genomic window:
- the LOC140813355 gene encoding uncharacterized protein isoform X1: MEKTNKKRPLVFLDVSIDGDVFERMVFELFTDVAPKTAENFRALCTGEKGVSPKTGKPLHYKGTFFHRIVKGYAAQGGDFLRQDGNFGESIYDGRFPDEFPKLKHDGPGLLSMAIADRDERGSLFSITLKADHHLDRKCIVFGELVDGNDVLKKIENAGDEDGRPAVTVKIINSGEINDDKRNGNKLKIVDTMEANNHEVKRKGKHKKSSKRRKRRRRHYSSESDSSTDTDLESSESDSDSDSDASSLSDTSSSSDEKRKKRKRSKRDRHKRGKGKDRRREKRRKRRDKKSKRRAKRDDVSDSESNSRSGSSSEENNDDSVGAFDKKQKSAGSQSYLVENWETTTVDHRKGNAADIFDAEEGEFPEENGEHQNNGVGIEMGPDRMADRHPDVVADVPGKSRSRSLSPRRALSKSMSLSPQRTAGRSPSVVAKHNRNRSPCVSRSPQVQQISDKGRSMSPVRSGSRSMSPVRSPTRRQDRNVSVSPPARSRSPNSRSRSATVSPPRIRVTRSPLRTSSRRSSLRSASRSPVRPSRRSLSKSPVRLSQRSVSRSSGRAPSRRSPSRSPVRAPIRTRRRSYSRSPVISGRRARSPVSNRGGSSSRSPSADGSPKRIRRGRGFSDRYAYVRRYRSRSRSPDRSPIRSYRYDGRSERDRYPNFRRSPRRYRSPPRGRTPLRYRGRRSRSRSPSVSRSPIRYRNRRYSRSPIRSRSPVERYRGSPRGEKRRSPSRSRSPSASQSPHESQSPRRATKGNSRSSSGSPPRKTGLVSYGDVSPNSSHE, from the exons ATGGAGAAAACGAATAAGAAAAGACCTCTTGTGTTTTTAGATGTCTCAATTGATGGAGACGTTTTCGAGAGGATGGTGTTCGAG CTTTTCACTGATGTTGCTCCGAAGACAGCTGAAAACTTTCGTGCTCTTTGTACTG GAGAAAAAGGTGTCAGCCCTAAAACTGGGAAGCCTCTCCATTACAAGGGAACCTTTTTCCATCGTATCGTCAAAGGATATGCAGCTCAG GGTGGGGACTTTCTTCGTCAAGATG GCAATTTTGGAGAAAGTATATACGATGGAAGATTTCCAG ATGAATTTCCGAAGCTGAAACATGATGGACCGGGTTTATTATCTATGGCAATTGCTGATCGTGATGAACGTGGCTCATTGTTCAGTATCACCTTAAAAGCTGATCATCATCTTGACAG GAAATGTATTGTCTTTGGTGAGCTTGTGGATGGGAATGATGTGTTGAAGAAGATTGAGAATGCTGGGGATGAAGATGGGAGACCTGCCGTTACTGTGAAAATTATTAATTCTGGAGAAATAAATGATG ATAAAAGAAATGGGAATAAATTGAAAATAGTGGACACCATGGAGGCAAACAATCACGAAGTAAAGCGCAAGGGGAAACACAAAAAATCTTCAAAAAGGAGGAAAAGGAGAAGACGTCATTATTCGTCCGAATCAGATAGTTCAACAGATACTGACTTGGAGTCTTCAGAATCTGATAGTGATTCTGACTCAGATGCATCCTCTTTAAGTGACACTAGCTCTTCTAGTGATGAAAAACGTAAGAAAAGGAAGAGATCTAAGAGGGATAGACATAAACGTGGAAAGGGGAAGGATAGGCGACGTGAAAAACGACGCAAAAGACGAGATAAAAAGTCCAAACGTAGAGCTAAAAG GGATGATGTCTCAGATAGTGAAAGCAACAGTAGAAGTGGAAGTAGCTCTGAAGAAAATAATGATGATTCGGTTGGAGCCTTTGATAAAAAGCAGAAAAGTGCTG GAAGTCAATCTTATCTTGTTGAGAATTGGGAAACCACAACTGTAGATCATAGGAAGGGGAATGCAGCTGACATATTCGATGCGGAGGAGGGTGAATTCCCCGAGGAGAATGGAGAACATCAAAACAATGGTGTTGGAATCGAAATGGGACCAGACAGAATGGCTGACAGACACCCTGATGTAGTAGCCGATGTTCCTGGCAAATCTAG GAGCCGAAGCTTAAGTCCTAGAAGAGCCTTGAGTAAGAGTATGAGCTTAAGTCCTCAGAGAACTGCTGGAAGAAGTCCTAGTGTTGTTGCAAAGCATAACAGGAACAGGAGCCCATGTGTTAGTCGAAGTCCCCAGGTGCAGCAGATCTCTGATAAGGGCAGAAGTATGAGTCCAGTTAGAAGTGGAAGCAGAAGTATGAGTCCAGTTAGAAGTCCCACAAGAAGGCAGGACAGAAATGTAAGTGTGAGCCCTCCAGCTAGGTCTCGTTCACCAAATAGCCGTAGTAGAAGTGCCACAGTTTCTCCTCCCAGAATAAGAGTTACGCGGAGCCCGCTCAGAACTTCATCCAGGAGGTCATCATTGAGGTCGGCGAGTCGCAGTCCTGTGAGACCTTCTCGAAGGAGCTTAAGCAAAAGTCCAGTTAGATTATCCCAGAGAAGTGTTAGCAGAAGCTCAGGTAGGGCACCCTCCAGAAGAAGCCCTAGTCGTAGTCCAGTAAGGGCACCTATCAGGACTAGGCGCCGAAGCTACTCAAGGAGTCCTGTAATATCAGGCCGGAGAGCAAGATCACCTGTTTCTAATCGTGGTGGGAGTTCTTCAAGAAGCCCTTCTGCTGATGGATCACCTAAACGGATCAGAAGAGGTAGGGGTTTTAGTGATCGATATGCTTACGTACGGCGTTACAGGAGTCGCTCCCGCTCTCCTGATCGTTCTCCCATAAGGTCATATCGATATGATGGTAGAAGTGAGCGTGATCG ATATCCAAATTTTAGAAGATCCCCAAGGCGTTATAGGAGCCCACCTCGTGGAAGAACTCCTTTGAG ATATAGGGGCAGAAGAAGCAGGTCTCGTAGCCCCAGCGTGTCTCGCAGTCCAATACGCTACCGCAACCGACGTTACAGCCGAAGCCCCATTCGAAGCCGCTCTCCGGTGGAGAGGTATCGTGGGTCCCCACGTGGTGAGAAGCGACGATCACCTTCACGTAGCCGAAGCCCATCTGCATCACAATCCCCTCATGAATCACAATCTCCCAGGCGTGCTACAAAAGGGAACTCAAGATCGTCATCTGGTAGCCCTCCTAGGAAGACAGGTTTGGTTTCTTATGGAGACGTGTCACCCAATTCTAGTCATGAATAA
- the LOC140813355 gene encoding uncharacterized protein isoform X2 gives MEKTNKKRPLVFLDVSIDGDVFERMVFELFTDVAPKTAENFRALCTGEKGVSPKTGKPLHYKGTFFHRIVKGYAAQGGDFLRQDGNFGESIYDGRFPDEFPKLKHDGPGLLSMAIADRDERGSLFSITLKADHHLDRKCIVFGELVDGNDVLKKIENAGDEDGRPAVTVKIINSGEINDDKRNGNKLKIVDTMEANNHEVKRKGKHKKSSKRRKRRRRHYSSESDSSTDTDLESSESDSDSDSDASSLSDTSSSSDEKRKKRKRSKRDRHKRGKGKDRRREKRRKRRDKKSKRRAKRDDVSDSESNSRSGSSSEENNDDSVGAFDKKQKSADHRKGNAADIFDAEEGEFPEENGEHQNNGVGIEMGPDRMADRHPDVVADVPGKSRSRSLSPRRALSKSMSLSPQRTAGRSPSVVAKHNRNRSPCVSRSPQVQQISDKGRSMSPVRSGSRSMSPVRSPTRRQDRNVSVSPPARSRSPNSRSRSATVSPPRIRVTRSPLRTSSRRSSLRSASRSPVRPSRRSLSKSPVRLSQRSVSRSSGRAPSRRSPSRSPVRAPIRTRRRSYSRSPVISGRRARSPVSNRGGSSSRSPSADGSPKRIRRGRGFSDRYAYVRRYRSRSRSPDRSPIRSYRYDGRSERDRYPNFRRSPRRYRSPPRGRTPLRYRGRRSRSRSPSVSRSPIRYRNRRYSRSPIRSRSPVERYRGSPRGEKRRSPSRSRSPSASQSPHESQSPRRATKGNSRSSSGSPPRKTGLVSYGDVSPNSSHE, from the exons ATGGAGAAAACGAATAAGAAAAGACCTCTTGTGTTTTTAGATGTCTCAATTGATGGAGACGTTTTCGAGAGGATGGTGTTCGAG CTTTTCACTGATGTTGCTCCGAAGACAGCTGAAAACTTTCGTGCTCTTTGTACTG GAGAAAAAGGTGTCAGCCCTAAAACTGGGAAGCCTCTCCATTACAAGGGAACCTTTTTCCATCGTATCGTCAAAGGATATGCAGCTCAG GGTGGGGACTTTCTTCGTCAAGATG GCAATTTTGGAGAAAGTATATACGATGGAAGATTTCCAG ATGAATTTCCGAAGCTGAAACATGATGGACCGGGTTTATTATCTATGGCAATTGCTGATCGTGATGAACGTGGCTCATTGTTCAGTATCACCTTAAAAGCTGATCATCATCTTGACAG GAAATGTATTGTCTTTGGTGAGCTTGTGGATGGGAATGATGTGTTGAAGAAGATTGAGAATGCTGGGGATGAAGATGGGAGACCTGCCGTTACTGTGAAAATTATTAATTCTGGAGAAATAAATGATG ATAAAAGAAATGGGAATAAATTGAAAATAGTGGACACCATGGAGGCAAACAATCACGAAGTAAAGCGCAAGGGGAAACACAAAAAATCTTCAAAAAGGAGGAAAAGGAGAAGACGTCATTATTCGTCCGAATCAGATAGTTCAACAGATACTGACTTGGAGTCTTCAGAATCTGATAGTGATTCTGACTCAGATGCATCCTCTTTAAGTGACACTAGCTCTTCTAGTGATGAAAAACGTAAGAAAAGGAAGAGATCTAAGAGGGATAGACATAAACGTGGAAAGGGGAAGGATAGGCGACGTGAAAAACGACGCAAAAGACGAGATAAAAAGTCCAAACGTAGAGCTAAAAG GGATGATGTCTCAGATAGTGAAAGCAACAGTAGAAGTGGAAGTAGCTCTGAAGAAAATAATGATGATTCGGTTGGAGCCTTTGATAAAAAGCAGAAAAGTGCTG ATCATAGGAAGGGGAATGCAGCTGACATATTCGATGCGGAGGAGGGTGAATTCCCCGAGGAGAATGGAGAACATCAAAACAATGGTGTTGGAATCGAAATGGGACCAGACAGAATGGCTGACAGACACCCTGATGTAGTAGCCGATGTTCCTGGCAAATCTAG GAGCCGAAGCTTAAGTCCTAGAAGAGCCTTGAGTAAGAGTATGAGCTTAAGTCCTCAGAGAACTGCTGGAAGAAGTCCTAGTGTTGTTGCAAAGCATAACAGGAACAGGAGCCCATGTGTTAGTCGAAGTCCCCAGGTGCAGCAGATCTCTGATAAGGGCAGAAGTATGAGTCCAGTTAGAAGTGGAAGCAGAAGTATGAGTCCAGTTAGAAGTCCCACAAGAAGGCAGGACAGAAATGTAAGTGTGAGCCCTCCAGCTAGGTCTCGTTCACCAAATAGCCGTAGTAGAAGTGCCACAGTTTCTCCTCCCAGAATAAGAGTTACGCGGAGCCCGCTCAGAACTTCATCCAGGAGGTCATCATTGAGGTCGGCGAGTCGCAGTCCTGTGAGACCTTCTCGAAGGAGCTTAAGCAAAAGTCCAGTTAGATTATCCCAGAGAAGTGTTAGCAGAAGCTCAGGTAGGGCACCCTCCAGAAGAAGCCCTAGTCGTAGTCCAGTAAGGGCACCTATCAGGACTAGGCGCCGAAGCTACTCAAGGAGTCCTGTAATATCAGGCCGGAGAGCAAGATCACCTGTTTCTAATCGTGGTGGGAGTTCTTCAAGAAGCCCTTCTGCTGATGGATCACCTAAACGGATCAGAAGAGGTAGGGGTTTTAGTGATCGATATGCTTACGTACGGCGTTACAGGAGTCGCTCCCGCTCTCCTGATCGTTCTCCCATAAGGTCATATCGATATGATGGTAGAAGTGAGCGTGATCG ATATCCAAATTTTAGAAGATCCCCAAGGCGTTATAGGAGCCCACCTCGTGGAAGAACTCCTTTGAG ATATAGGGGCAGAAGAAGCAGGTCTCGTAGCCCCAGCGTGTCTCGCAGTCCAATACGCTACCGCAACCGACGTTACAGCCGAAGCCCCATTCGAAGCCGCTCTCCGGTGGAGAGGTATCGTGGGTCCCCACGTGGTGAGAAGCGACGATCACCTTCACGTAGCCGAAGCCCATCTGCATCACAATCCCCTCATGAATCACAATCTCCCAGGCGTGCTACAAAAGGGAACTCAAGATCGTCATCTGGTAGCCCTCCTAGGAAGACAGGTTTGGTTTCTTATGGAGACGTGTCACCCAATTCTAGTCATGAATAA
- the LOC140813355 gene encoding uncharacterized protein isoform X3 codes for MTAFLVILFEGGDFLRQDGNFGESIYDGRFPDEFPKLKHDGPGLLSMAIADRDERGSLFSITLKADHHLDRKCIVFGELVDGNDVLKKIENAGDEDGRPAVTVKIINSGEINDDKRNGNKLKIVDTMEANNHEVKRKGKHKKSSKRRKRRRRHYSSESDSSTDTDLESSESDSDSDSDASSLSDTSSSSDEKRKKRKRSKRDRHKRGKGKDRRREKRRKRRDKKSKRRAKRDDVSDSESNSRSGSSSEENNDDSVGAFDKKQKSAGSQSYLVENWETTTVDHRKGNAADIFDAEEGEFPEENGEHQNNGVGIEMGPDRMADRHPDVVADVPGKSRSRSLSPRRALSKSMSLSPQRTAGRSPSVVAKHNRNRSPCVSRSPQVQQISDKGRSMSPVRSGSRSMSPVRSPTRRQDRNVSVSPPARSRSPNSRSRSATVSPPRIRVTRSPLRTSSRRSSLRSASRSPVRPSRRSLSKSPVRLSQRSVSRSSGRAPSRRSPSRSPVRAPIRTRRRSYSRSPVISGRRARSPVSNRGGSSSRSPSADGSPKRIRRGRGFSDRYAYVRRYRSRSRSPDRSPIRSYRYDGRSERDRYPNFRRSPRRYRSPPRGRTPLRYRGRRSRSRSPSVSRSPIRYRNRRYSRSPIRSRSPVERYRGSPRGEKRRSPSRSRSPSASQSPHESQSPRRATKGNSRSSSGSPPRKTGLVSYGDVSPNSSHE; via the exons ATGACTGCCTTTCTTGTGATATTGTTTGAG GGTGGGGACTTTCTTCGTCAAGATG GCAATTTTGGAGAAAGTATATACGATGGAAGATTTCCAG ATGAATTTCCGAAGCTGAAACATGATGGACCGGGTTTATTATCTATGGCAATTGCTGATCGTGATGAACGTGGCTCATTGTTCAGTATCACCTTAAAAGCTGATCATCATCTTGACAG GAAATGTATTGTCTTTGGTGAGCTTGTGGATGGGAATGATGTGTTGAAGAAGATTGAGAATGCTGGGGATGAAGATGGGAGACCTGCCGTTACTGTGAAAATTATTAATTCTGGAGAAATAAATGATG ATAAAAGAAATGGGAATAAATTGAAAATAGTGGACACCATGGAGGCAAACAATCACGAAGTAAAGCGCAAGGGGAAACACAAAAAATCTTCAAAAAGGAGGAAAAGGAGAAGACGTCATTATTCGTCCGAATCAGATAGTTCAACAGATACTGACTTGGAGTCTTCAGAATCTGATAGTGATTCTGACTCAGATGCATCCTCTTTAAGTGACACTAGCTCTTCTAGTGATGAAAAACGTAAGAAAAGGAAGAGATCTAAGAGGGATAGACATAAACGTGGAAAGGGGAAGGATAGGCGACGTGAAAAACGACGCAAAAGACGAGATAAAAAGTCCAAACGTAGAGCTAAAAG GGATGATGTCTCAGATAGTGAAAGCAACAGTAGAAGTGGAAGTAGCTCTGAAGAAAATAATGATGATTCGGTTGGAGCCTTTGATAAAAAGCAGAAAAGTGCTG GAAGTCAATCTTATCTTGTTGAGAATTGGGAAACCACAACTGTAGATCATAGGAAGGGGAATGCAGCTGACATATTCGATGCGGAGGAGGGTGAATTCCCCGAGGAGAATGGAGAACATCAAAACAATGGTGTTGGAATCGAAATGGGACCAGACAGAATGGCTGACAGACACCCTGATGTAGTAGCCGATGTTCCTGGCAAATCTAG GAGCCGAAGCTTAAGTCCTAGAAGAGCCTTGAGTAAGAGTATGAGCTTAAGTCCTCAGAGAACTGCTGGAAGAAGTCCTAGTGTTGTTGCAAAGCATAACAGGAACAGGAGCCCATGTGTTAGTCGAAGTCCCCAGGTGCAGCAGATCTCTGATAAGGGCAGAAGTATGAGTCCAGTTAGAAGTGGAAGCAGAAGTATGAGTCCAGTTAGAAGTCCCACAAGAAGGCAGGACAGAAATGTAAGTGTGAGCCCTCCAGCTAGGTCTCGTTCACCAAATAGCCGTAGTAGAAGTGCCACAGTTTCTCCTCCCAGAATAAGAGTTACGCGGAGCCCGCTCAGAACTTCATCCAGGAGGTCATCATTGAGGTCGGCGAGTCGCAGTCCTGTGAGACCTTCTCGAAGGAGCTTAAGCAAAAGTCCAGTTAGATTATCCCAGAGAAGTGTTAGCAGAAGCTCAGGTAGGGCACCCTCCAGAAGAAGCCCTAGTCGTAGTCCAGTAAGGGCACCTATCAGGACTAGGCGCCGAAGCTACTCAAGGAGTCCTGTAATATCAGGCCGGAGAGCAAGATCACCTGTTTCTAATCGTGGTGGGAGTTCTTCAAGAAGCCCTTCTGCTGATGGATCACCTAAACGGATCAGAAGAGGTAGGGGTTTTAGTGATCGATATGCTTACGTACGGCGTTACAGGAGTCGCTCCCGCTCTCCTGATCGTTCTCCCATAAGGTCATATCGATATGATGGTAGAAGTGAGCGTGATCG ATATCCAAATTTTAGAAGATCCCCAAGGCGTTATAGGAGCCCACCTCGTGGAAGAACTCCTTTGAG ATATAGGGGCAGAAGAAGCAGGTCTCGTAGCCCCAGCGTGTCTCGCAGTCCAATACGCTACCGCAACCGACGTTACAGCCGAAGCCCCATTCGAAGCCGCTCTCCGGTGGAGAGGTATCGTGGGTCCCCACGTGGTGAGAAGCGACGATCACCTTCACGTAGCCGAAGCCCATCTGCATCACAATCCCCTCATGAATCACAATCTCCCAGGCGTGCTACAAAAGGGAACTCAAGATCGTCATCTGGTAGCCCTCCTAGGAAGACAGGTTTGGTTTCTTATGGAGACGTGTCACCCAATTCTAGTCATGAATAA
- the LOC140813355 gene encoding uncharacterized protein isoform X4, translated as MILTNDEFPKLKHDGPGLLSMAIADRDERGSLFSITLKADHHLDRKCIVFGELVDGNDVLKKIENAGDEDGRPAVTVKIINSGEINDDKRNGNKLKIVDTMEANNHEVKRKGKHKKSSKRRKRRRRHYSSESDSSTDTDLESSESDSDSDSDASSLSDTSSSSDEKRKKRKRSKRDRHKRGKGKDRRREKRRKRRDKKSKRRAKRDDVSDSESNSRSGSSSEENNDDSVGAFDKKQKSAGSQSYLVENWETTTVDHRKGNAADIFDAEEGEFPEENGEHQNNGVGIEMGPDRMADRHPDVVADVPGKSRSRSLSPRRALSKSMSLSPQRTAGRSPSVVAKHNRNRSPCVSRSPQVQQISDKGRSMSPVRSGSRSMSPVRSPTRRQDRNVSVSPPARSRSPNSRSRSATVSPPRIRVTRSPLRTSSRRSSLRSASRSPVRPSRRSLSKSPVRLSQRSVSRSSGRAPSRRSPSRSPVRAPIRTRRRSYSRSPVISGRRARSPVSNRGGSSSRSPSADGSPKRIRRGRGFSDRYAYVRRYRSRSRSPDRSPIRSYRYDGRSERDRYPNFRRSPRRYRSPPRGRTPLRYRGRRSRSRSPSVSRSPIRYRNRRYSRSPIRSRSPVERYRGSPRGEKRRSPSRSRSPSASQSPHESQSPRRATKGNSRSSSGSPPRKTGLVSYGDVSPNSSHE; from the exons ATGATATTGACGAATG ATGAATTTCCGAAGCTGAAACATGATGGACCGGGTTTATTATCTATGGCAATTGCTGATCGTGATGAACGTGGCTCATTGTTCAGTATCACCTTAAAAGCTGATCATCATCTTGACAG GAAATGTATTGTCTTTGGTGAGCTTGTGGATGGGAATGATGTGTTGAAGAAGATTGAGAATGCTGGGGATGAAGATGGGAGACCTGCCGTTACTGTGAAAATTATTAATTCTGGAGAAATAAATGATG ATAAAAGAAATGGGAATAAATTGAAAATAGTGGACACCATGGAGGCAAACAATCACGAAGTAAAGCGCAAGGGGAAACACAAAAAATCTTCAAAAAGGAGGAAAAGGAGAAGACGTCATTATTCGTCCGAATCAGATAGTTCAACAGATACTGACTTGGAGTCTTCAGAATCTGATAGTGATTCTGACTCAGATGCATCCTCTTTAAGTGACACTAGCTCTTCTAGTGATGAAAAACGTAAGAAAAGGAAGAGATCTAAGAGGGATAGACATAAACGTGGAAAGGGGAAGGATAGGCGACGTGAAAAACGACGCAAAAGACGAGATAAAAAGTCCAAACGTAGAGCTAAAAG GGATGATGTCTCAGATAGTGAAAGCAACAGTAGAAGTGGAAGTAGCTCTGAAGAAAATAATGATGATTCGGTTGGAGCCTTTGATAAAAAGCAGAAAAGTGCTG GAAGTCAATCTTATCTTGTTGAGAATTGGGAAACCACAACTGTAGATCATAGGAAGGGGAATGCAGCTGACATATTCGATGCGGAGGAGGGTGAATTCCCCGAGGAGAATGGAGAACATCAAAACAATGGTGTTGGAATCGAAATGGGACCAGACAGAATGGCTGACAGACACCCTGATGTAGTAGCCGATGTTCCTGGCAAATCTAG GAGCCGAAGCTTAAGTCCTAGAAGAGCCTTGAGTAAGAGTATGAGCTTAAGTCCTCAGAGAACTGCTGGAAGAAGTCCTAGTGTTGTTGCAAAGCATAACAGGAACAGGAGCCCATGTGTTAGTCGAAGTCCCCAGGTGCAGCAGATCTCTGATAAGGGCAGAAGTATGAGTCCAGTTAGAAGTGGAAGCAGAAGTATGAGTCCAGTTAGAAGTCCCACAAGAAGGCAGGACAGAAATGTAAGTGTGAGCCCTCCAGCTAGGTCTCGTTCACCAAATAGCCGTAGTAGAAGTGCCACAGTTTCTCCTCCCAGAATAAGAGTTACGCGGAGCCCGCTCAGAACTTCATCCAGGAGGTCATCATTGAGGTCGGCGAGTCGCAGTCCTGTGAGACCTTCTCGAAGGAGCTTAAGCAAAAGTCCAGTTAGATTATCCCAGAGAAGTGTTAGCAGAAGCTCAGGTAGGGCACCCTCCAGAAGAAGCCCTAGTCGTAGTCCAGTAAGGGCACCTATCAGGACTAGGCGCCGAAGCTACTCAAGGAGTCCTGTAATATCAGGCCGGAGAGCAAGATCACCTGTTTCTAATCGTGGTGGGAGTTCTTCAAGAAGCCCTTCTGCTGATGGATCACCTAAACGGATCAGAAGAGGTAGGGGTTTTAGTGATCGATATGCTTACGTACGGCGTTACAGGAGTCGCTCCCGCTCTCCTGATCGTTCTCCCATAAGGTCATATCGATATGATGGTAGAAGTGAGCGTGATCG ATATCCAAATTTTAGAAGATCCCCAAGGCGTTATAGGAGCCCACCTCGTGGAAGAACTCCTTTGAG ATATAGGGGCAGAAGAAGCAGGTCTCGTAGCCCCAGCGTGTCTCGCAGTCCAATACGCTACCGCAACCGACGTTACAGCCGAAGCCCCATTCGAAGCCGCTCTCCGGTGGAGAGGTATCGTGGGTCCCCACGTGGTGAGAAGCGACGATCACCTTCACGTAGCCGAAGCCCATCTGCATCACAATCCCCTCATGAATCACAATCTCCCAGGCGTGCTACAAAAGGGAACTCAAGATCGTCATCTGGTAGCCCTCCTAGGAAGACAGGTTTGGTTTCTTATGGAGACGTGTCACCCAATTCTAGTCATGAATAA
- the LOC140813262 gene encoding uncharacterized protein isoform X1, which produces MSFKGSAGGSQTSRMAYEFGRTHVVRPKGQHQATIVWLHGLGDKGSSWSQLLESLPLPNIKWICPTAPTRPVSLFGGFPSTAWFDAQDISDDVLDDIPGLDASAAHVANLLLTEPADIKIGVGGFSMGAAIALYSATCHVFRQYGNRHPYLINLSSIVCLSGWLPCSRTLRNLMETSNETIRRAASLPILLCHGTGDDVVAYKHGEKSACTLNSAGFQNLTFKTYEGLGHYTIPEEMDEVCRWLTATLGLQGS; this is translated from the exons ATGAGCTTCAAAGGCTCTGCTGGGG GTAGCCAAACATCTAGAATGGCGTATGAATTTGGAAGGACTCATGTGGTCAGGCCAAAAGGACAACATCAAGCTACAATAGTTTGGCTACATGGCCTTGGTGATAAAGGCTCGAG CTGGTCACAGCTTCTGGAAAGTCTTCCCCTTCCAAAT ATAAAGTGGATATGTCCGACCGCGCCTACGCGTCCAGTGTCTCTATTTGGGGGATTTCCTAGCACTGCTT GGTTTGATGCACAAGATATCTCGGATGATGTCCTTGATGATATACCAGGATTGGACGCATCAGCAGCACATGTTGCGAATCTCTTGTTGACCGAGCCTGCTGATA TCAAGATAGGTGTTGGAGGCTTTAGCATGGGTGCTGCAATTGCACTTTACTCAGCCACATGCCACGTTTTTCGGCAATACGGAAACAGGCACCCATACTTGATTAACCTGAGCTCGATTGTCTGTCTCAGTGGCTGGCTTCCATGTTCAAG GACACTGAGGAACTTGATGGAAACATCGAATGAAACTATTAGGCGTGCGGCATCACTGCCCATTTTGCTTTGTCACGGCACTG GGGACGATGTTGTGGCTTATAAACACGGAGAAAAATCAGCTTGTACCTTAAATTCAGCTGGATTTCAAAATCTTACGTTTAAAACATACGAGGG GCTTGGGCATTACACAATTCCTGAAGAGATGGATGAAGTTTGTCGCTGGTTAACCGCAACATTGGGGCTTCAAGGGTCGTAG
- the LOC140813262 gene encoding uncharacterized protein isoform X2 has translation MAYEFGRTHVVRPKGQHQATIVWLHGLGDKGSSWSQLLESLPLPNIKWICPTAPTRPVSLFGGFPSTAWFDAQDISDDVLDDIPGLDASAAHVANLLLTEPADIKIGVGGFSMGAAIALYSATCHVFRQYGNRHPYLINLSSIVCLSGWLPCSRTLRNLMETSNETIRRAASLPILLCHGTGDDVVAYKHGEKSACTLNSAGFQNLTFKTYEGLGHYTIPEEMDEVCRWLTATLGLQGS, from the exons ATGGCGTATGAATTTGGAAGGACTCATGTGGTCAGGCCAAAAGGACAACATCAAGCTACAATAGTTTGGCTACATGGCCTTGGTGATAAAGGCTCGAG CTGGTCACAGCTTCTGGAAAGTCTTCCCCTTCCAAAT ATAAAGTGGATATGTCCGACCGCGCCTACGCGTCCAGTGTCTCTATTTGGGGGATTTCCTAGCACTGCTT GGTTTGATGCACAAGATATCTCGGATGATGTCCTTGATGATATACCAGGATTGGACGCATCAGCAGCACATGTTGCGAATCTCTTGTTGACCGAGCCTGCTGATA TCAAGATAGGTGTTGGAGGCTTTAGCATGGGTGCTGCAATTGCACTTTACTCAGCCACATGCCACGTTTTTCGGCAATACGGAAACAGGCACCCATACTTGATTAACCTGAGCTCGATTGTCTGTCTCAGTGGCTGGCTTCCATGTTCAAG GACACTGAGGAACTTGATGGAAACATCGAATGAAACTATTAGGCGTGCGGCATCACTGCCCATTTTGCTTTGTCACGGCACTG GGGACGATGTTGTGGCTTATAAACACGGAGAAAAATCAGCTTGTACCTTAAATTCAGCTGGATTTCAAAATCTTACGTTTAAAACATACGAGGG GCTTGGGCATTACACAATTCCTGAAGAGATGGATGAAGTTTGTCGCTGGTTAACCGCAACATTGGGGCTTCAAGGGTCGTAG